A genomic segment from Spinacia oleracea cultivar Varoflay chromosome 3, BTI_SOV_V1, whole genome shotgun sequence encodes:
- the LOC110777114 gene encoding lipid phosphate phosphatase 2 isoform X2 has translation MHDWLILFLLVGIDIVLNVIEPFHRYVGKDMMEDLMYPLKENTVPFWAVPIIAILLPFCVILIYYFFRKDVYDFHQATLGLLFSVLITSVITDAIKDGVGRPRPDFYWRCFPDNIPKFHNITGDVACTGFKSVIKEGHKSFPSGHTSWSFAGLSFLAWYLSGKIRCFDRRGHVAKLCIVFLPILFAAMVGVSRVDDYWHHWQDVFTGGLIGLVMASFCYLQFFPAPYDVDGWGPHSYFHMLEESRNGVQLPSTNNDALGVHPTELESVHVESQHGSDRSYYRRDSRLNRDERESGISQ, from the exons ATGCATGATTGGCTTATTCTTTTCCTTCTAGTGGGAATTGATATTGTACTGAATGTTATCGAGCCGTTTCATCGATATGTGGGGAAAGACATGATGGAAGATCTCATGTATCCTCTGAAAGAAAATACCGTTCCTTTTTGGGCCGTCCCG ATTATTGCGATCTTGTTGCCTTTCTGTGTCATTCTTATCTACTATTTTTTTCGTAAGGATGTCTATGATTTCCATCAAGCAACTCTTG GTCTCCTGTTTTCTGTGCTTATAACTTCTGTCATAACTGATGCAATTAAAGATGGAGTTGGTAGACCTCGTCCTGATTTCTATTGGCGTTGTTTTCCTGATAATATACCT AAGTTTCATAATATCACTGGAGATGTTGCGTGCACTGGTTTTAAGAGTGTCATCAAAGAAGGACATAAAAGCTTTCCAAGTGGGCATACTTCAT GGTCTTTTGCAGGCCTTAGTTTTCTAGCGTGGTACTTGTCAGGGAAAATTAGGTGTTTTGATCGAAGGGGCCATGTTGCAAAACTTTGCATTGTCTTTTTACCAATACTTTTTGCTGCGATGGTGGGAGTTTCTCGTGTTGATGATTACTGGCATCACTGGCAAGATGTCTTTACAGGTGGTTTGATAG GTTTAGTGATGGCTTCATTCTGTTACTTACAGTTCTTTCCGGCACCATATGATGTAGATG GTTGGGGGCCACATTCATACTTCCACATGCTAGAGGAGTCAAGAAATGGTGTTCAACTTCCAAGTACCAATAACGATGCACTTGGTGTTCATCCTACAGAGCTGGAAAGCGTACATGTTGAGTCCCAACATGGTTCAGATAGGTCTTATTATCGTCGAGATTCAAGGCTAAATCGAGATGAAAGGGAAAGTGGAATAAGTCAATGA
- the LOC110777114 gene encoding lipid phosphate phosphatase 2 isoform X1 — MPEIQLGAHTLRSHGVQVARIHMHDWLILFLLVGIDIVLNVIEPFHRYVGKDMMEDLMYPLKENTVPFWAVPIIAILLPFCVILIYYFFRKDVYDFHQATLGLLFSVLITSVITDAIKDGVGRPRPDFYWRCFPDNIPKFHNITGDVACTGFKSVIKEGHKSFPSGHTSWSFAGLSFLAWYLSGKIRCFDRRGHVAKLCIVFLPILFAAMVGVSRVDDYWHHWQDVFTGGLIGLVMASFCYLQFFPAPYDVDGWGPHSYFHMLEESRNGVQLPSTNNDALGVHPTELESVHVESQHGSDRSYYRRDSRLNRDERESGISQ, encoded by the exons ATGCCAGAAATTCAACTTGGTGCTCACACCTTGAGGTCACATGGCGTGCAAGTGGCTAGAATACATATGCATGATTGGCTTATTCTTTTCCTTCTAGTGGGAATTGATATTGTACTGAATGTTATCGAGCCGTTTCATCGATATGTGGGGAAAGACATGATGGAAGATCTCATGTATCCTCTGAAAGAAAATACCGTTCCTTTTTGGGCCGTCCCG ATTATTGCGATCTTGTTGCCTTTCTGTGTCATTCTTATCTACTATTTTTTTCGTAAGGATGTCTATGATTTCCATCAAGCAACTCTTG GTCTCCTGTTTTCTGTGCTTATAACTTCTGTCATAACTGATGCAATTAAAGATGGAGTTGGTAGACCTCGTCCTGATTTCTATTGGCGTTGTTTTCCTGATAATATACCT AAGTTTCATAATATCACTGGAGATGTTGCGTGCACTGGTTTTAAGAGTGTCATCAAAGAAGGACATAAAAGCTTTCCAAGTGGGCATACTTCAT GGTCTTTTGCAGGCCTTAGTTTTCTAGCGTGGTACTTGTCAGGGAAAATTAGGTGTTTTGATCGAAGGGGCCATGTTGCAAAACTTTGCATTGTCTTTTTACCAATACTTTTTGCTGCGATGGTGGGAGTTTCTCGTGTTGATGATTACTGGCATCACTGGCAAGATGTCTTTACAGGTGGTTTGATAG GTTTAGTGATGGCTTCATTCTGTTACTTACAGTTCTTTCCGGCACCATATGATGTAGATG GTTGGGGGCCACATTCATACTTCCACATGCTAGAGGAGTCAAGAAATGGTGTTCAACTTCCAAGTACCAATAACGATGCACTTGGTGTTCATCCTACAGAGCTGGAAAGCGTACATGTTGAGTCCCAACATGGTTCAGATAGGTCTTATTATCGTCGAGATTCAAGGCTAAATCGAGATGAAAGGGAAAGTGGAATAAGTCAATGA